A region of Rhodamnia argentea isolate NSW1041297 chromosome 9, ASM2092103v1, whole genome shotgun sequence DNA encodes the following proteins:
- the LOC115755397 gene encoding uncharacterized protein At3g52155, chloroplastic codes for MVNSTLCCALPNPTSCKSHLPPLLRWRRNPSSLLLRRSLVMETTEGQVVSAEEDEAPSSSESVAPRRLILLRHAKSSWSDRSLRDHDRPLSKTGRDDAVKIAHKLHLLGWIPELILLSDAVRTRETLRIMQEQVESFLEAEVHFLSSFYSIAAMDGQTAEHLQKAICKYSRDKILTVMCMGHNRGWEEAASMFAGASIELKTCNAALLETTGRSWEEAFTVAGLGGWKLQGIVKPTA; via the exons ATGGTGAATTCGACCCTTTGCTGTGCACTGCCCAATCCCACCTCCTGCAAATCACATCTTCCGCCTCTCCTCCGATGGAGAAGGAACCCCAGCTCGCTGCTTCTCAGACGCTCTCTGGTCATGGAGACGACGGAGGGCCAGGTCGTTTCGgcggaggaagacgaagcaccGAGCTCGTCGGAGTCGGTCGCCCCTCGCCGCCTCATTCTTCTTCGCCACGCCAAGAGCTCCTGGTCTGACCGTTCCCTTAGAG ATCATGATCGCCCTCTGAGTAAGACCGGTCGAGATGATGCTGTCAAAATAGCACACAAGCTTCACCTGTTGGGTTGGATCCCTGAACTTATTTTGTTAAG TGATGCAGTGCGCACACGTGAGACACTGCGGATAATGCAGGAACAAGTTGAAAGCTTTTTGGAAGCTGAGGTCcatttcctttcaagtttctATTCGATTGCAGCAATGGATGGTCAGACAGCAGAGCACCTGCAAAAGGCTATCTGTAAATATTCTAGGGACAAGATACTGACTGTAAT GTGTATGGGGCATAATAGGGGATGGGAGGAGGCGGCTTCCATGTTTGCTGGTGCATCCATTGAACTTAAAACATGCAATGCTGCTTTGCTCGAAACCACTGGACGATCTTGGGAAGAG GCATTTACTGTGGCTGGACTTGGTGGGTGGAAGCTTCAGGGCATAGTCAAACCTACTGCATAG
- the LOC115755396 gene encoding myb family transcription factor PHL7-like — protein MYQQNSVPSSSLVPSNTMVHGQHLDSGANTMDSMGGGTNHSNNSNLTSKQRLRWTHELHDRFVDAVAQLGGPDRATPKGVLRVMGVQGLTIYHVKSHLQKYRLAKYLPDSSSEGKKAEKKECADMLSDMDGSSGGMQITEALKLQMEVQKRLHEQLEVQRQLQLRIEAQGKYLKKIIEEQQRLSGVLTDGSGPESVDKVQEDSKTDPPTPAPISESTIQDKSKDRALAKSLSLDGSLSSHNHEPLTPDSGCNVTSPAESPDGERSTKKPRVIAGASHAKPGMVLHPIFESSLGCSYTTSSFKLPDQASV, from the exons ATGTATCAACAGAATAGTGTCCCTAGTTCAAGTTTAGTTCCCAGCAACACAATGGTTCATGGTCAACATTTAGATAGTGGTGCCAACACAATGGACTCCATGGGTGGAGGGACCAATCACAGTAACAATTCCAATCTCACATCCAAGCAGCGGTTACGTTGGACACATGAGCTTCATGATCGCTTTGTTGATGCTGTGGCACAACTTGGTGGGCCGGATA GGGCTACACCTAAAGGTGTTCTTCGAGTTATGGGTGTGCAAGGTCTAACAATATACCATGTCAAAAGTCATTTACAG AAATATCGACTTGCAAAGTATCTACCCGATTCCTCCTCTGAAGGTA AAAAAGCTGAGAAAAAAGAATGTGCAGATATGCTCTCCGACATGGACGGTTCCTC AGGTGGGATGCAGATCACCGAAGCTCTCAAACTGCAAATGGAGGTGCAAAAGCGCTTACATGAACAGTTGGAG GTGCAGAGACAGCTGCAGCTGCGGATAGAAGCGCAAGGCAAGTACTTGAAGAAGATAATCGAAGAGCAACAAAGACTTAGTGGAGTTCTCACTGATGGGTCAGGTCCTGAATCGGTTGATAAGGTCCAAGAAGACAGCAAAACCGATCCACCTACCCCAGCTCCTATCTCGGAGTCAACCATCCAAGATAAGTCTAAGGACCGTGCCCTAGCCAAGAGCCTCTCACTTGATGGATCACTCTCATCTCATAATCATGAACCATTGACCCCTGATTCCGGTTGCAATGTCACTTCACCTGCTGAAAGCCCTGATGGCGAGAGGTCAACGAAAAAGCCACGGGTGATTGCTGGTGCTTCGCATGCTAAACCTGGGATGGTGCTACACCCGATATTTGAATCAAGCTTGGGTTGCTCCTATACGACCTCGTCATTCAAACTACCTGACCAGGCATCTGTTTAA